The genomic segment accggGGAGTGGTTTGAGAAAGGGACTGAtataggaataggggaggggctaaatagtttttggctgtggggtcagtgacccccatttgaaagctggaaagaggcagaagaaggagggaaataattcaaacactataataaataatgaagaccaattgaaaagctgctcagaattggccattctgtaacatactgtatatatctccCCAGGCTGCGGGGCAATAATTAGTGATTAAGGGGGTcctataataaaaggcacaggagcagtaacccatagcaaccaatcagcaggtagcatttactgttctttttggttgctatgggttactgctcctgggcaaccatagtgcctttttattacccATGGGGGGTCCCTTTTTATCCATAAATAATACGCACAGGGGGCAACGAGACTTTGTTACGGGGACAATATAGAATATCGGCCTAATGCCCAAGTCAGAGATGGGAGAGAAAGGGTTAATTGAATCCATTTGCCTAGAAGTCTATAGGACATTGGGctggaaaccccccccccccccccccccccggtgtccGGCAACTCCACATTTGGTGAGGGCCCCCCTCAGCATATACTAAGGATATTGGTTACATACACAGTTTGGGAGCCACTGAGTAACCCCCCTATGATCAAGCAGGAGAGATGGGTGGGGCCACAAATGGGTTCCATTGATTCAGGGGTTAATGAGTCCAGCCTATTGGTCCCCAGAAGCCCCCGTCATCAAcgtaccccactgcccccccacagATAGCGCTGCAGGCTCCATGGCCCCCCAAGTCTCCCCATTGCAGAGAATggatatactccctgcaccccgaGAACAATGAGCTGTTGTTGGGCAGTGAGGGAGCTGGCAGTTAGGGAGAGGCAGATAAGCAGCGTCCGACAGTAAATATTGATTCAGTTTCATTAGAAAGATTGGGAATTCCTTAGGTTTTTATTGTTTCCTATCAATAGTGAGTAGCTATGAATGTTATCCCCCGGCAACCACCCTGGCGCCAACTGATCCAGGGGCCGATACAGGCGGCTCAGTCCTATAAAGTCAGCGCCCGACTCTCACTGTCACTTCCTGCATACGGGGAAACCGGGAACATTCAGgtactctgcactgctggttctgactcctgatacaactccccaatatccattcattcctcattctcactgggtttatagttatgtgtaactgtcactgtgtctgtccctttcccttccctgcactgctggttctgactcctgatacaactccccaatatccattcatccctcattctcactgggtttatagttatgtgtaactgtcactgtgtctgtccctttcccttccctgcactgctggttctgactcctgatacaactccccaatacccattcattcctcattctcactgggctGGCAGTTGGTAGGTAGTAAGCCCACCTTTCTCCCATGGGTGCTGGAGGGTCAAGAAACACCCACATTTGCTCTTTTGCAGAAATGGGCTTTCTACTCACTGCTGCCCTCTTGTGCATCGTGTCTGGTACTGCAGCTCAGAACAATAATCAAGGTAAGTGGCACAAACAGCGACCTGGAATagtctaggccagtgctgtccaacttctgttgtaccgagggccggaatttttccgacctacgtggtggagggccgataatggaagccagttttgaccactcccctttttaaaaccgcacccacttgaaaccacacccatgttatcacatgaccatacccatattaatggttgtagtacagcaaaaacctgccacactctgccttccctaccatgcctgtgtgccatactctgccttccctaccctgcctttgtgtgtgccatactctgccttccctaccctgcctgtgtgtgccatactctgcctgccgtaccctgcctgccatactttcactgtgtgtgccattcttggctggtttgtgccatacttggcctgtgtgtgccatactctgcctgccctactctgccttccctaccctgcctgcgtgtgccatactttcactgtgtgtgccattcttggctggtttgtgccaaacttggcctgtgtgtgccatactctgcctgccatactctgcctgtgtgtgccatactctgccttccctaccctgcctgtgtgtgccatactctgccttccctaccctgcctgtgtgtaccatactctgcctgccctaccctgcctgtgtgtaccatactctgcttgccctatgctgcctgtgtatatggcacacacaggcagcctacagtgacacaatgctggcactgctcctacagtctgcacaataactatatattaaaaaacgttttaattgcagtaccacctcagtatatgttctttttgtagtgtgcagggtttatttgtgggtttctactgctcctgaggtgtgaacaggggaacaatgggggtgattacagcctgagactgaggtgtgaacactgcaggggatgaacaatgcaggtattaaaaggtgtgaaaaacacaggggattacatatttaaacaatacagcctgattacagcctgaatctgaggtgagaaccatgcaggggggggcagttaatcacagtactgataccatttaaagcttacacaagagtaagccatcaaagcagccaggtggggggccacacagaggggggtcgcgggccgcatgcggcccgcgggccgccagttggacagcactggtctaggctACTGGCCAACAGTAGGTGCCAATGGCTTATCCTCCGTATCATTATCTTTCCTCTATAGGGCAGAACCTTGCCCTCCGGGGCCGCGCCACTCAGTCCTCTACTTACTACAATTACAACATTGGATATTTAGCCCTCGCTGCTAATTCTAATGATGGAAACTTGGATTCTAACTATTACCATGGCTCCTGTTCCCTCACCGGCAACGACATGTCCCCCTGGTGGCGAGTGGATTTACTGCAGCCCTATAAGATCTCTCAGGTTGTAGTGACCAATAGGGGCGACTGCTGCGGGGAAGCGATTAATGGGGCTCTGATTCTCATTGGCGACTCATTGGAAAATAATGGCAATAACAACCCAAGGTATATGTTTGCGTTATAGTTTTGTTAtaggggtaacagtcaccctgctatagttccaggggtacccagggcacaaataagcactcaccccaaatccccccctaactggccttcaggctgggcccccttagcccataacaaggttacagatatatagaaacattggggtaacagtcaccccgctatagttccaggggtacccagggcacaaataagcactcaccccaaatccccccctaactggccttcaggctgggcccccttagcccataacaaggttacagatatatagaaacattggggtaacagtcaccccgctatagttccaggggtacccagggcacaagcactcaccccaaatccccccctaactggccttcaggctgggcccccttagcccataacaaggttacagatatatagaaacattggggtaacagtcaccccgctatagttccaggggtacccagggcacaaataagcactcacccaaaatcccccccATATAAACCTAACTGCCATATTTTCTGCCCCCCCAGCTGTGCGGAGATCACATACATAGGGAAAGGCGCCACTCAGGCCTTCGAGTGCAACGGGATGGTCGGGCGCTTCGTTACCATAGTGATCCCAGGGAGACAGACGTACCTGCAGATGTGTGAAGTTCAGGTGTATGGGGAGCCCCTCTCGGCTAATAAGTGCGCCCCAAATTAATAACAGAGTAATTAATGTTCTACAGCAACTTTTCTTTTTGGACCCCCCCTATCCTGCGCCTGCATCATGTCTGATggaaacagccaatcagatctcgAATAAAAGTCAATCTGGCCCCCGGGGGTctcacattataggggggctattCTCAGTTTCTCTCGGTACCCAGGGTGCTTTAATATATGATTCTATGAACTGAATGTTGGTGATTATaaagttggttgctatgggttactgcccagggttgataaatgagccagTTGTGTTTGAAACTAAAATAAAATCTGGGGCCCCAGGAATGTTCCTGCTTTTGTCTCTTCTGTTATTTGGTATTTCCCGTATGTAGGATTTGGGTTGAACGGCAGTTCTGGAATGACCCAGTAGATGGTACCAGCCGCTAGAATTCATTGTTATTTCCCGCAGCCAGGGGGCAGCAGAAGGCGTAGGTGTAAGGCAAGTAGAGTGGGTCATGTTCCATGTATAATGATATCCCCAGGGTAATACAGGGAGCAGGGTGCCCATATATGATGATGCCAGGGGACCAGGGTGCCCATATATGATAATGCCAGGGGACCCGGGTGCCCATATATGATGATGCCAGGGGACCAGGGTGCCCATATATGATGATGCCAGGGGACCAGGGTGCCCATATATGATAATGCCAGGGGACCTGGGTGCCCATATATGATGATGCCAGGGGACCAGGGTGCCCATATATGATGATGCCAGGGGACCAGGGTGCCCATATATGATAATGCCAGGGGACCCAGGTGCCCATATATGATGATGCCAGGGGACCCGGGTGCCCATATATGATGATGCCAGGGGGCCAGGGTGCCCATATTTGATGATGCCAGGGGACCAGGGTGCCCATATATGATAATGCCAGGGGACCCGGGTGCCCATATATGATGATGCCAGGGGACCAGAGTGCCCATATATGATGATGCCAGGGGACCAGGGTGCCCATATATGATAATGCCAGGGGACCCGGGTGCCCATATATGATGATGCCAGGGGACCAGGGTGCCCATATATGATGATGCCAGGGGACCTGGGTGCCCATATATGATGATGCCAGGGGACCAGGGTGCCCATATATGATAATGCCAGGGGACCCGGGTGCCCATATATGATGATGCCAGGGGACCAGGGTGCCCATATATGATGATGCCAGGGGACCTGGGTGCCCATATATGATGATGCCAGGGGACCCGGGTGCCCATATATGATGATGCCAGGGGACCTGGGTGCCCATATATGATGATGCCAGGGGACCCGGGTGCCCATATATGATGATGCCAGGGGACCAGGGTGCCCATATATGATGATGCCAGGGGACCAGGGTGCCCATATATGATGATGCCAGGGGACCCAGGTGCCCATATATGATGATGCCAGGGGACCAGGGTGCCCATATATGATGATGCCAGGGGACCAGGGTGCCCATATATGATGATGCCAGGGGACCAGGGTGCCCATATATGATGATGCCAGGGGACCTGGGTGCCCATATATGATGATGCCAGGGGACCAGGGTGCCCATATATGA from the Xenopus tropicalis strain Nigerian chromosome 5, UCB_Xtro_10.0, whole genome shotgun sequence genome contains:
- the LOC100493719 gene encoding fucolectin-4, whose amino-acid sequence is MGFLLTAALLCIVSGTAAQNNNQGQNLALRGRATQSSTYYNYNIGYLALAANSNDGNLDSNYYHGSCSLTGNDMSPWWRVDLLQPYKISQVVVTNRGDCCGEAINGALILIGDSLENNGNNNPSCAEITYIGKGATQAFECNGMVGRFVTIVIPGRQTYLQMCEVQVYGEPLSANKCAPN